TATGTTAGGCCAATTTTTCAATAGGAATTAATACCTAAAATTGGACTATACATAATGTACATTCGGTATTAACCCAAAATCTGCCCAAAATTCTTTTCCGTCCATTTGTACAAATTTTGAGAAGAATGGGCTCTGACGATGGTTTATGCCGATAGCAAATCTGAATTAGTCCAATGGTGCTTTGCATTCATTTGCCTAAACAGCTTTAGAAAAGGTAGCCATAAAACACTATTCTTTACTCAAACTTTATTTCTAGGCAGGCAGTTTGGGTTTGCACCTCGGGCAACGATAGAGGTAAGTAGCCCACAGGAGCACGCGGCGATAGCCAAGTGCTACGAGGACTACAACCGATAGCGTGACCCGAACGCCCAAACGCAGGCTGCCAGGGGGTTGCAGGCAAATGGAGGGCGGAGGGGGCCCGCCAAAAATCAATAATTAAACTAACGGGACAAAGTTTTTTCGTAATCCATACGATGCAAAATGGAGCGACCCAAGGTAATTTCATCAGCATATTCCAGTTCGCCGCCAATGGCCACACCCCGAGCAATGGTGGTAAGTTTAACCGGAAAATCCTTCAGCTTTTTATACAAGAAAAAATTGGTAGTATCCCCTTCGATGGTGGTACGCAAAGCCATAATTATCTCGGTGGGCTTTTCATCCTTTACACGCTCCAGAAGGTGAGCAGCAGTAATATCGGAAGGGCCAATGCCATCCATAGGCGAAATTACACCGCCCAACAAGTGGTATAAACCATTAAACTGACCGGTAGATTCAATGGCAATCATATCTCGTATATCCTCAACCACCATGATGGTAGTTCGGTCGCGACCCGGAGAGGCACAAATGGCACAAACTTCGGTTTCGGTAACATTGTGGCAAAATTTGCATTGCCGGGTATCTTCCTTTAATCGAATAAGGGTTTGAGCAAATCCGGATAAACCGTCCCTATCTTTTTTGAGCAGGTGCACCACAAAACGAAAGGCCGTTTTGCGACCAACACCGGGCAGTTTGGC
This genomic interval from Bacteroidia bacterium contains the following:
- the recR gene encoding recombination mediator RecR, with the translated sequence MNFSSKLVEMAVDEFAKLPGVGRKTAFRFVVHLLKKDRDGLSGFAQTLIRLKEDTRQCKFCHNVTETEVCAICASPGRDRTTIMVVEDIRDMIAIESTGQFNGLYHLLGGVISPMDGIGPSDITAAHLLERVKDEKPTEIIMALRTTIEGDTTNFFLYKKLKDFPVKLTTIARGVAIGGELEYADEITLGRSILHRMDYEKTLSR